The following proteins come from a genomic window of Trifolium pratense cultivar HEN17-A07 linkage group LG4, ARS_RC_1.1, whole genome shotgun sequence:
- the LOC123923087 gene encoding replication protein A 70 kDa DNA-binding subunit D-like, protein MSIRRKSNNESVAKRDITIADESKKTVIVSLWGDLATNTGQELLDIADKSPVVAIKSLKVGDFQGVSLSAISKSLVLIGRHLYT, encoded by the exons ATGAGCATTAGAAGGAAGAGCAACAATGAGAGTGTTGCAAAGCGTGACATTACTATTGCTGATGAAAG CAAGAAGACAGTTATTGTGTCTTTGTGGGGTGATCTTGCAACTAACACAGGACAAGAGTTACTTGACATTGCTGATAAATCCCCAGTAGTTGCAATCAAATCCCTCAAAGTTGGGGACTTTCAAG GTGTTTCATTGTCAGCTATAAGCAAAAGTTTAGTTCTGATAGGAAGACATTTGTATACTTAG
- the LOC123920870 gene encoding tRNA-dihydrouridine(16/17) synthase [NAD(P)(+)]-like, whose product MKPKPFSSFLSHHHSHTHNHFNLTRYYLGSLSYPIMALTRTSSDSIQPEQQQQHPPRNLTLNGEDSRVQRAWTHWTNLGRPKLIVAPMVDNSELPFRMLCRKYGAQAAYTPMLHSRIFSETEKYRNEEFTTCKEDRPLFVQFCANDPDVLLEAAQRVEPYCDYVDINLGCPQRIAKRGNYGAFLMDNLPLVKSLVEKLALNLEVPVSCKIRLFPKLEDTLKYARMLEEAGCLLLAVHGRTRDEKDGSKFRADWKAIKAVKDAVRIPVLANGNIRHMDDVKDCLEATGAEGVLSAETLLENPALFAGFRTAEWVSGCEGDFVDGNLDQADLLIEYLNLCEKYPVPWRIIRSHVHKLLGDWFSLQPHIREDFNKQYKITFEYLYDMVDQLRATGTRIPLYLKRTETEPTDTDQYS is encoded by the exons ATGAAACCAAAACCCTTCTCCTCTTTCCTCTCTCATCATCACTCTCACACTCACAATCACTTTAATCTTACCAGATACTATTTAGGTTCACTATCATATCCAATTATGGCCCTAACCCGAACTTCTTCGGATTCAATTCAACccgaacaacaacaacaacacccTCCACGTAACCTAACCCTTAACGGAGAAGACTCACGCGTTCAACGCGCGTGGACTCATTGGACTAACTTAGGTCGACCTAAATTGATTGTTGCTCCCATGGTCGACAATTCGGAGTTACCTTTCCGGATGCTGTGCCGAAAATACGGTGCTCAGGCTGCTTATACTCCAATGTTGCATTCTCGTATATTCTCTGAAACTGAAAAGTATAGGAACGAAGAATTCACTACTTGTAAG GAGGATCGACCACTTTTTGTTCAATTTTGTGCTAATGATCCTGATGTGTTGTTGGAAGCTGCACAAAGAGTGGAACCTTATTGTGATTACGTTGATATTAATCTTGG GTGTCCTCAGCGCATTGCTAAACGAGGAAACTATGGTGCTTTCTTGATGGATAACCTTCCTCTTGTGAAATCTTTAGTGGAAAAACTGGCTCTCAACCTCGAAGTTCCTGTTTCATGCAAGATTAGGCTCTTTCCGAAATTAGAGGACACATTGAAGTATGCTAGGATGCTTGAGGAGGCGGGTTGTTTACTTTTAGCTGTTCATGGGAGGACAAGAGATGAAAAGGACGGTAGTAAATTTCGAGCAGACTGGAAAGCCATCAAGGCGGTGAAGGATGCAGTTAGAATCCCAGTCCTCGCCAACGGGAACATAAGACATATGGATGATGTTAAAGACTGTTTGGAAGCGACTGGTGCGGAAGGGGTGCTTTCTGCCGAGACTCTGCTTGAAAATCCAGCCCTCTTTGCCGGATTTCGTACGGCTGAATGGGTTTCTGGCTGTGAAGGAGACTTTGTAGACGGGAATTTGGATCAGGCAGATCTGTTAATAGAGTATTTGAATCTATGTGAAAAGTACCCTGTGCCATGGAGAATTATACGGTCccatgttcataagttgttgGGAGACTGGTTCAGCCTTCAGCCCCATATCAGGGAAGattttaataaacaatataaaattacatttgaGTATCTTTATGACATGGTGGATCAACTTAGGGCTACAGGTACTAGAATCCCACTTTATCTCAAACGTACTGAGACGGAACCTACAGATACAGATCAATACAGCTAA